Proteins from one Streptomyces sp. NBC_00390 genomic window:
- a CDS encoding FUSC family protein, protein MGEREGGTARFAPPEWLLRSLRPQPTPVPKAAAGRAAVALAAPLAVGLAVGRPEYGALVSMGALSGVISDTAVAYRMRILTIAVPQLFGMAGVTVGTLVYGEGWAAVGVLTVVALISGMISSIGAVASVSGLLLLLNAVVGAGLPMPGPWWRPPVLLGLGGLFVLFLSLLAWPWRGRAPEQAAVAETYRSVAGLLAAAGTVAYDERRQEVTQSLDTAYDLILARRAREHGRRGPLVELLAQLNVVIPLVEAAAAAHRYGRASRRPEIAAAVRELADSVAQGRRTAPPLVLPPPEGPADRAVDSAVRHASVVVHQTDHDLTNVDDRLGRPASLRIRARRAFRDVLFCEPSWRYGLRLALCIGLAQALVSLVVVPRSYWVALTVTFVLKPDFGSVFSRAVLRALGTAAGLLVAAAVLALVPRGGWDVPVMMVLAALIPAFSAKGYAFQTAAITPVILMLSDILNQQGFHLVLPRLADSLVGCAIALVAGYLLWPESWHTRIGDRLAAAVEDTASYVLCAFGTPGSGDGHAHDQAERVRRRRRLYRDLSSVRSEFQRALTEPPPTGARAAAWWPLVVATERIVDATTAARVRVDHGAKPPAASEVAGIERQVRELAEGLRESEVLVEVRAELPGDEEGVLEPLRQEVRAARAIASPEPRS, encoded by the coding sequence ATGGGAGAACGCGAGGGCGGCACGGCGCGCTTCGCGCCGCCCGAGTGGCTGCTGCGCAGCCTGCGCCCGCAGCCCACGCCCGTCCCGAAGGCGGCCGCCGGCCGGGCGGCGGTCGCACTCGCCGCCCCGCTCGCCGTCGGACTCGCCGTCGGCCGGCCCGAGTACGGGGCGCTGGTGTCGATGGGCGCCCTGTCCGGGGTGATCAGCGACACCGCCGTCGCCTACCGGATGCGGATACTCACCATCGCGGTCCCCCAGCTCTTCGGCATGGCCGGCGTCACCGTCGGCACGCTGGTGTACGGGGAGGGCTGGGCCGCCGTCGGCGTGCTGACCGTGGTCGCTCTGATCTCCGGGATGATCTCGTCAATCGGCGCGGTCGCGTCCGTGTCCGGGCTGCTGCTTCTGCTGAACGCCGTGGTGGGGGCCGGTCTGCCCATGCCGGGCCCGTGGTGGCGGCCGCCGGTGCTGCTCGGTCTGGGCGGGCTGTTCGTGCTCTTCCTGAGCTTGCTGGCCTGGCCGTGGCGCGGGCGCGCGCCGGAACAGGCGGCGGTCGCCGAGACCTACCGCAGCGTCGCCGGCCTGCTGGCGGCGGCGGGCACGGTGGCGTACGACGAGCGGCGTCAGGAGGTCACCCAGTCCCTCGACACCGCCTACGACCTGATCCTCGCCCGGCGGGCCCGCGAGCACGGACGGCGCGGCCCGCTCGTGGAACTGCTCGCCCAGCTCAATGTGGTCATCCCCCTGGTCGAGGCGGCTGCCGCGGCGCACCGCTACGGACGGGCCTCACGACGGCCCGAGATCGCCGCGGCGGTAAGGGAGCTGGCGGACTCCGTCGCCCAAGGGCGGCGTACGGCTCCCCCGCTGGTACTGCCCCCTCCCGAAGGGCCGGCCGACCGCGCGGTGGACTCGGCGGTGCGCCATGCGTCCGTGGTCGTGCACCAGACCGACCACGACCTGACGAACGTGGACGACCGGCTCGGCCGGCCGGCGTCGCTGCGCATCAGGGCCCGGCGTGCGTTCCGCGACGTCCTGTTCTGCGAGCCGTCCTGGCGCTACGGGCTGCGTCTCGCGCTGTGCATCGGGCTCGCGCAGGCGCTGGTGTCGCTGGTGGTGGTGCCCCGTTCGTACTGGGTCGCGCTCACCGTCACCTTCGTACTCAAACCGGACTTCGGCTCGGTGTTCTCCCGCGCGGTGCTGCGTGCGCTGGGGACCGCGGCCGGGCTGCTCGTCGCCGCGGCCGTGCTGGCGCTGGTGCCGCGCGGGGGCTGGGACGTACCGGTGATGATGGTGCTGGCGGCGCTGATCCCGGCGTTCTCGGCGAAGGGGTACGCCTTCCAGACCGCAGCGATCACCCCGGTGATCCTTATGCTGTCCGACATCCTCAACCAGCAGGGTTTCCATCTCGTGCTGCCGCGGCTCGCGGACAGTCTCGTCGGCTGTGCGATCGCGCTGGTGGCGGGCTATCTGCTGTGGCCGGAGAGCTGGCACACCCGGATCGGCGACCGGCTGGCGGCGGCCGTGGAGGACACCGCGAGCTATGTGCTGTGCGCGTTCGGGACCCCCGGGAGCGGCGACGGCCACGCCCATGACCAGGCGGAGCGGGTACGCAGGCGCAGACGCCTGTACCGGGATCTGTCGTCCGTACGGTCGGAGTTCCAGCGCGCCCTGACCGAGCCGCCGCCGACCGGCGCACGGGCCGCCGCATGGTGGCCGCTGGTCGTGGCCACCGAGCGGATCGTGGACGCGACGACGGCGGCCCGGGTCCGTGTCGACCACGGGGCGAAGCCGCCGGCCGCCTCGGAGGTCGCCGGGATCGAGCGGCAGGTGCGCGAGCTGGCGGAGGGCCTGCGGGAGTCCGAGGTGCTGGTCGAGGTCAGGGCGGAACTTCCGGGCGACGAGGAGGGGGTACTGGAGCCCCTGCGCCAGGAGGTACGGGCGGCCCGGGCGATCGCCTCTCCCGAGCCGCGGTCGTGA
- a CDS encoding RNA-binding S4 domain-containing protein: protein MASEGSPLSDEGSVRVDAWIWSVRLTKTRSQAAAACRAGHVRINGERVKPAQSVRAGDQVRVFHAGRERLVVVSKIVRKRVGPPVAVQCYVDNSPPPPPKEFTAPAAVRDRGAGRPTKRDRRELERLYGLGRPKP from the coding sequence ATGGCTTCAGAAGGATCGCCCTTGTCGGACGAGGGGTCCGTACGGGTCGACGCATGGATCTGGTCCGTACGGCTCACCAAGACACGCTCGCAGGCCGCAGCCGCCTGCCGCGCGGGCCATGTGCGCATCAACGGCGAGCGGGTCAAGCCCGCGCAGTCCGTGCGGGCCGGCGACCAGGTGCGGGTGTTCCACGCGGGGCGTGAGCGGCTGGTCGTCGTCTCGAAGATCGTGCGCAAGCGCGTGGGCCCGCCGGTCGCCGTGCAGTGCTACGTGGACAACAGCCCGCCGCCCCCGCCGAAGGAGTTCACGGCACCGGCTGCGGTACGGGACCGGGGCGCGGGCCGCCCGACCAAGCGGGACCGGCGTGAGCTGGAGCGCCTGTACGGTCTGGGCCGGCCCAAGCCGTAG
- a CDS encoding APC family permease gives MHSSSGRGLRPNVLGTFDTTVMAVAGSAPAYSIAATTSVLLATVGLAGPAALLYCAIPMLGIVLAYGRLGRLDVNAGAGYSWVGRTLHPFLGFLSGWALVVSTTIFMVAGSLPAGALTLSLFDASLAENPTLATLAGAGWFLTMLLIVLGGTRLTVRAQLLLTGFELSILLLFIGAALLVGGGQLAFDWSWFGFSHFEGTAGFASGALIATFYYWGWDVTGNLSEETRNSRRTAGLASLIGVGVVFLLFEAFTVAVNMTLSTAQIKAAGSNVLGALGEAIWPGIGGKLLVIAVLLSTVATLETTLIQVTRSLFAMGRDRTMPAVLGRVHRRWNTPWAAVAVVGVVAVVMFAASMALGSVGDVLAAAVAAIGLQIAFYYGLAGIAAVVAYRRTLLTSVRDFVLGGAWPLLGALFMLWILFESLGELSAASIVIGVGGLAAGLVPLIRYRRQGSRYYRPAGRLDATHAVTWQSLGGSPPPPGQDYADRALATDF, from the coding sequence ATGCACAGCAGCTCCGGCAGAGGGCTTCGGCCCAATGTCCTCGGGACGTTCGACACCACCGTCATGGCGGTCGCGGGCAGCGCCCCTGCCTACTCGATCGCGGCCACCACCTCCGTACTTCTCGCCACCGTCGGTCTCGCAGGTCCGGCCGCACTGCTGTACTGCGCGATACCCATGCTCGGCATCGTCCTCGCCTACGGCAGACTCGGCCGGCTCGATGTCAACGCCGGCGCCGGCTACTCCTGGGTGGGCCGGACCCTCCACCCCTTCCTCGGCTTCCTCTCCGGCTGGGCCCTGGTCGTGTCGACGACGATCTTCATGGTGGCGGGCTCGCTCCCGGCCGGTGCGCTCACGCTCTCCCTCTTCGACGCGTCCCTCGCCGAGAACCCCACCCTGGCCACGCTGGCCGGCGCCGGCTGGTTCCTGACGATGCTGCTGATCGTCCTGGGCGGCACACGCCTCACAGTGCGGGCCCAACTGCTGCTGACCGGCTTCGAGTTGTCGATCCTGTTGCTGTTCATCGGCGCCGCGCTGCTGGTGGGCGGCGGTCAACTGGCCTTCGACTGGTCCTGGTTCGGCTTCTCCCACTTCGAAGGGACGGCCGGGTTCGCCTCCGGCGCGCTGATCGCCACGTTCTACTACTGGGGTTGGGACGTGACCGGCAACCTCAGCGAGGAGACCCGCAACAGCCGCCGCACCGCCGGACTCGCCTCGCTCATCGGCGTCGGCGTCGTCTTTCTCCTCTTCGAGGCGTTCACGGTCGCCGTGAACATGACCCTCTCCACCGCGCAGATCAAGGCGGCGGGATCGAACGTCCTGGGTGCGCTGGGCGAGGCCATCTGGCCCGGAATCGGCGGAAAACTGCTGGTCATAGCGGTACTGCTGTCGACTGTCGCCACCCTGGAGACCACCTTGATCCAGGTGACGCGCTCCCTGTTCGCGATGGGGCGCGACCGTACGATGCCCGCCGTGCTCGGCCGGGTGCACCGTCGCTGGAACACCCCCTGGGCCGCCGTCGCCGTCGTCGGCGTGGTGGCGGTCGTGATGTTCGCGGCGTCCATGGCCCTCGGATCGGTCGGCGATGTGCTGGCCGCAGCGGTCGCCGCCATCGGCCTGCAGATCGCGTTCTACTACGGGCTGGCCGGGATCGCCGCGGTCGTGGCGTACCGCAGGACGCTGCTGACGTCCGTACGCGACTTCGTGCTCGGCGGGGCCTGGCCCCTGCTCGGTGCGCTGTTCATGCTGTGGATCCTCTTCGAGTCGCTGGGCGAACTGAGCGCGGCGTCCATCGTGATCGGGGTCGGCGGACTCGCCGCAGGGCTGGTGCCGCTGATCAGGTACCGGCGGCAGGGCAGTCGGTACTACCGGCCGGCCGGCCGGCTGGACGCGACCCATGCCGTCACCTGGCAGAGCCTCGGCGGGAGCCCGCCGCCCCCCGGGCAGGACTACGCGGACCGGGCCCTGGCCACGGACTTCTGA
- a CDS encoding PhoX family protein produces the protein MRKLLPLLNTNPHGGGRSALTCRYRCGDACFHEVPNTSDNEYVGDVIASALSRRSMMRAAAVVTVAAAAGGAVVAQGAAPAAATPGHGQGHGTTSDGARGLRFAPVAPNKDDKVTVPAGYEQSVVIRWGEPILRGAPAFDPDNQTARAQAGQFGYNNDFLSLLPLRGEHGRQVLVANHEYTDEILMFKGYDPANPTREQVEIAWAAHGLSVVVVQEHHRSGKLTPVTRHPLNRRLTATSEFKLTGPAAGSDLVKTSADPTGTRVLGTLNNCAGGTTPWGTTLHGEENFNQYFANGSSATDKRYGIGSAATERKWERFDKRFDVAQEPNEPHRHGWVVELDPYDPQSTPRKRTALGRFKHEAAQPRLTDDGRPVVYMGDDERFDYFYKFVSSKRMKKGSSRAAREHNLTLLDEGTLYVAKLTGDSPQDIDGTGKLPNDGEFDGSGQWIPLATGNVSHVPGMTAEEVYVFTRLAGDKVGATKMDRPEDVEPSPRSGRVYVALTNNTDRGKPGKAGADEANPRNLNKHGQILELAEHWDDPAGDGFAWRLFLVAGDPEDPATYFAGYPKEKVSPISCPDNVAFDPHGNLWISTDGSQLGSHDGLFGVATRGERRGELKQFLTVPAGAETCGPIIQDRRVIVAVQHPGEIDGASVEKPASVWPDGPGKIVRPSVVAVWRKDGCDIGV, from the coding sequence GTGCGCAAACTGCTGCCGCTGTTGAACACGAATCCGCACGGAGGCGGACGTTCCGCCCTCACCTGCCGCTACCGGTGCGGTGACGCCTGCTTCCACGAGGTGCCCAACACGAGTGACAACGAGTACGTCGGCGACGTCATAGCGAGCGCGCTGTCCCGGCGTTCGATGATGCGTGCCGCTGCGGTCGTGACCGTCGCCGCCGCGGCCGGTGGCGCCGTCGTCGCCCAGGGTGCGGCCCCCGCCGCGGCCACCCCCGGCCACGGCCAGGGCCACGGGACGACCTCCGACGGCGCCCGCGGCCTGCGCTTCGCGCCCGTCGCGCCGAACAAGGACGACAAGGTCACCGTCCCCGCGGGCTACGAGCAGAGCGTCGTCATCCGCTGGGGTGAACCGATCCTCCGGGGCGCGCCCGCCTTCGACCCGGACAACCAGACCGCGCGTGCGCAGGCCGGCCAGTTCGGGTACAACAACGACTTCCTGAGCCTGCTGCCCCTCCGCGGCGAGCACGGCCGGCAGGTCCTCGTGGCGAACCACGAGTACACCGACGAGATTCTGATGTTCAAGGGGTACGACCCCGCCAACCCGACCCGCGAGCAGGTCGAGATCGCCTGGGCCGCACACGGTCTGTCCGTCGTCGTGGTGCAGGAGCACCACCGCAGCGGCAAGCTCACGCCCGTCACCCGTCACCCGCTCAACCGCCGTCTGACGGCGACCAGCGAGTTCAAGCTCACCGGCCCGGCCGCGGGCAGCGACCTGGTGAAGACGTCGGCCGACCCGACCGGCACCAGGGTGCTCGGCACGCTGAACAACTGCGCGGGCGGCACCACCCCGTGGGGCACCACGCTGCACGGCGAGGAGAACTTCAACCAGTACTTCGCCAACGGCTCCAGCGCGACCGACAAGCGCTACGGCATCGGCAGCGCCGCCACCGAGCGCAAGTGGGAGCGTTTCGACAAGCGCTTCGACGTCGCCCAGGAGCCCAACGAGCCGCACCGCCACGGCTGGGTCGTCGAGCTCGACCCGTACGACCCGCAGTCCACGCCCCGCAAGCGCACCGCGCTGGGCCGCTTCAAGCACGAGGCCGCGCAGCCCCGCCTCACCGACGACGGCCGTCCGGTCGTCTACATGGGCGACGACGAGCGCTTCGACTACTTCTACAAGTTCGTCTCGTCGAAGCGGATGAAGAAGGGCAGCAGCCGCGCCGCCCGCGAGCACAACCTCACGCTGCTCGACGAGGGCACGCTGTACGTCGCCAAGCTGACCGGCGACAGCCCGCAGGACATCGACGGCACGGGCAAGCTCCCGAACGACGGCGAGTTCGACGGCAGCGGCCAGTGGATCCCGCTCGCCACCGGCAATGTCTCGCATGTCCCCGGCATGACCGCCGAGGAGGTGTACGTCTTCACCCGCCTCGCCGGTGACAAGGTCGGCGCCACCAAGATGGACCGCCCCGAGGACGTCGAGCCGTCCCCGCGCAGCGGCCGGGTGTACGTGGCACTCACCAACAACACCGACCGCGGCAAGCCCGGCAAGGCGGGCGCGGACGAGGCCAACCCGCGCAACCTGAACAAGCACGGCCAGATCCTGGAGCTCGCCGAACACTGGGACGACCCGGCGGGCGACGGCTTCGCCTGGCGGCTGTTCCTGGTCGCGGGCGACCCGGAAGACCCCGCCACCTACTTCGCGGGCTACCCCAAGGAGAAGGTCAGCCCGATCTCCTGCCCGGACAACGTCGCCTTCGACCCGCACGGCAACCTGTGGATCTCGACGGACGGCAGCCAGCTCGGCTCGCACGACGGCCTGTTCGGCGTGGCGACCCGTGGCGAGCGGCGCGGAGAGCTCAAGCAGTTCCTGACCGTGCCGGCCGGCGCCGAGACCTGCGGTCCGATCATCCAGGACCGCCGGGTGATCGTCGCCGTGCAGCACCCGGGCGAGATCGACGGCGCGTCCGTCGAGAAGCCCGCGAGCGTGTGGCCCGACGGCCCGGGCAAGATCGTCCGCCCGTCGGTCGTCGCCGTCTGGCGCAAGGACGGCTGCGACATCGGCGTCTGA